One segment of Sinorhizobium sp. BG8 DNA contains the following:
- a CDS encoding Wzz/FepE/Etk N-terminal domain-containing protein, whose amino-acid sequence MTGVYGSQQDVDIDLGGLFGAIWRRRRAVLLATAACAGLAFVGASLVSPKYRSETRLIIETREPAFTTSSDRTTSGERPAFDELGIVSQVEILKSVDLVKQVARNMKLYELEEFDPTAKPSAISDLMVLFGLKKNPLELAPEERVLKEFIQKLSVYQVEKSRVVGVEFTSEDPKLAAAIPNEMAKVYLSLQSGAKLDTNSEASRWLEPEIANLREKVREAEAKVAAYRASSDLLPAGSDGTFAVNQLNGISAELARIRGEKANAEARAESVRAVLKNGGQADSLADVVGSQMIQRLKESEAQIQGQISDLSTSLLDGHPRLKGLRSQLVSIRGQIREETQKILASLDNEANVARLRERQLMGQLNTVKADSARAGEEEVGLRALEREATAQRQLLETYLARYREAASRTSTNSTPADARVISAAVEPTEVHFPKVVPITVVGGLAGFLLSAVGILLVELFSGRALRPSAVPPVMPVKSEDERKRAAEPARPPEPVVVEPVVARSFAAAVPELPTKKVAAGEPVPTAVTKVQGSLLSGFDEPEEEEEIRPTEPDLLASDSGEEDFSVAAVARHLVENDVPVAITVSPSGDKGSTAAVMLARTVAEEGRKTVLIDLTGSACPTRLMAESMRLPGITDLLVGDAAFADIIHGDRLSAAHIIPRGYSDIKRAMKGIDRLSMVIDALSDAYETVIVECGAADVQGIRRLSRSGETEIILSIPGAEEDEIVALIEAFGNAGYSEIVLMTADTGRPPHDPDRRAA is encoded by the coding sequence ATGACAGGCGTTTACGGAAGCCAGCAGGACGTCGATATAGATCTCGGCGGTCTGTTCGGTGCAATCTGGCGCAGGCGCCGGGCAGTTCTGCTCGCCACTGCCGCATGCGCCGGCCTCGCCTTTGTCGGCGCCAGCCTCGTTTCGCCGAAGTACCGCAGCGAGACCCGCCTTATAATAGAGACGCGCGAACCTGCCTTCACCACGAGTTCGGACCGGACGACATCGGGCGAGCGGCCCGCCTTCGACGAACTGGGTATCGTGAGCCAGGTGGAAATCCTGAAGTCCGTGGACCTCGTCAAGCAGGTCGCCCGCAACATGAAACTGTACGAGCTCGAGGAGTTCGACCCCACGGCGAAACCGTCTGCAATTTCAGACCTGATGGTGCTCTTCGGCCTCAAGAAGAACCCGCTGGAGCTTGCGCCGGAAGAGCGCGTGCTCAAGGAGTTCATTCAGAAGCTTTCCGTCTACCAGGTCGAGAAGTCGCGCGTCGTCGGCGTCGAGTTCACCTCAGAAGACCCGAAGCTCGCCGCGGCGATCCCGAACGAGATGGCGAAGGTCTATCTCTCGCTGCAAAGCGGCGCCAAGCTGGATACGAACTCTGAGGCAAGCCGCTGGCTCGAGCCGGAGATTGCCAATCTGCGCGAAAAGGTGAGGGAGGCGGAAGCGAAGGTCGCGGCCTATCGCGCGTCTTCGGACCTGTTGCCCGCGGGTAGCGACGGCACATTCGCCGTCAATCAGTTGAACGGCATTTCGGCCGAGCTCGCGCGCATTCGCGGCGAGAAGGCGAATGCCGAAGCGCGGGCCGAAAGCGTGCGCGCCGTGCTGAAGAACGGCGGTCAGGCGGATTCTCTCGCGGATGTCGTCGGATCCCAGATGATCCAGCGGCTGAAGGAGAGCGAGGCCCAGATCCAGGGTCAGATCTCCGATCTCTCCACCTCGCTGCTCGACGGTCATCCCCGGTTGAAGGGGCTGCGTTCGCAGCTTGTCTCGATCCGCGGACAGATCCGCGAGGAGACCCAGAAGATTCTCGCGAGCCTCGACAACGAGGCGAACGTGGCGCGGCTGCGCGAACGCCAGCTGATGGGCCAGCTCAATACGGTGAAGGCGGATTCCGCGCGTGCCGGAGAGGAAGAAGTCGGCCTGCGGGCGCTCGAGCGCGAGGCAACGGCCCAGCGCCAGTTGCTCGAAACCTATCTCGCACGCTACCGTGAAGCCGCATCGCGCACTTCGACCAACTCCACTCCGGCCGATGCGCGGGTGATTTCCGCCGCGGTCGAACCGACCGAGGTTCATTTCCCGAAGGTCGTCCCCATCACCGTCGTCGGCGGGCTGGCCGGCTTCCTGTTGAGCGCCGTCGGGATCCTGCTCGTGGAACTCTTCAGCGGCCGTGCGCTGCGACCGAGCGCCGTCCCGCCGGTCATGCCTGTGAAGAGTGAAGACGAAAGAAAACGCGCGGCCGAACCTGCCCGTCCGCCTGAGCCGGTAGTGGTCGAGCCTGTCGTCGCAAGGTCATTTGCGGCCGCGGTTCCGGAGCTGCCGACCAAGAAGGTCGCTGCCGGCGAGCCAGTTCCCACAGCCGTGACGAAAGTCCAGGGATCGCTGCTCTCGGGCTTTGACGAACCGGAGGAAGAGGAGGAGATCCGCCCGACGGAGCCGGACCTGCTGGCGTCGGATTCGGGCGAAGAAGACTTCTCCGTTGCGGCGGTTGCCCGTCATCTCGTGGAAAACGATGTCCCGGTAGCGATCACCGTGTCGCCATCGGGCGACAAGGGCTCCACCGCTGCCGTGATGCTGGCGCGCACCGTGGCCGAGGAGGGGAGAAAGACCGTCCTGATCGATTTGACGGGATCCGCATGCCCGACCCGTCTGATGGCCGAGTCCATGCGCCTTCCCGGAATCACCGATCTGCTCGTCGGCGACGCCGCCTTCGCCGACATCATCCACGGGGATCGCCTCTCGGCAGCCCATATCATCCCGCGCGGGTATTCGGACATCAAGCGTGCGATGAAGGGTATCGACCGGCTGTCCATGGTCATCGACGCGCTGTCGGACGCCTATGAGACTGTCATCGTCGAATGCGGTGCCGCGGACGTCCAGGGCATTCGCCGCCTGTCGCGCTCTGGAGAGACCGAGATCATTCTCTCCATCCCGGGGGCGGAGGAGGATGAGATCGTCGCCCTGATAGAGGCATTCGGAAATGCCGGCTACAGCGAGATCGTGCTCATGACCGCAGATACCGGCCGTCCGCCCCACGATCCGGATCGCCGGGCGGCGTAG
- a CDS encoding GNAT family N-acetyltransferase: MVALQLDFQIMPTEREMLGTLASAVVGGGRIPATIPLSIRLHDTMEPLEQSWRALESRNELSLHQSYDWCKAWIESHDCKPLIVEGVSGGQTHLILPLEIVRHGPIRTARFLGSRFSNINTGLYTDEFRFLAAPPRLRKALEQARGQFARYFDLFLLENMPLTWRGETNSFADLPAVLNQNASFQLALFPEFERTLAQVNAKRRRKKFRSTERRLELVGGYEHVIATSAADGKALLDVFFRQKAARFEAMGLPNVFRDAETQDFFHRLTSVVPNEESYPLQLHAVRLKAEHEDKIVAIAGVSRKGDHVICQFGSIDDTLVPDASPGEFLFYLIIRQLCSEGVRLFDFGIGDQPYKRSWCTIETAQHDLLWPTTVAGSTIAAIHRAKAGAKRTIKQNPRLYSLMQRLRSGKTEFVEVGSDND; this comes from the coding sequence ATGGTTGCCTTGCAGCTCGATTTTCAGATCATGCCGACCGAAAGGGAAATGCTCGGTACGCTCGCCAGCGCCGTGGTCGGCGGCGGCCGCATTCCCGCAACCATCCCGCTGTCGATCCGCCTCCACGATACGATGGAGCCGCTGGAACAAAGCTGGCGCGCGCTGGAATCGCGAAACGAGCTTTCGCTTCACCAGAGCTACGACTGGTGCAAGGCATGGATCGAGAGCCACGACTGCAAGCCGTTGATCGTCGAAGGCGTATCCGGCGGCCAGACCCATCTCATCCTGCCGCTCGAAATCGTCCGGCACGGGCCGATCCGTACCGCGCGGTTCCTGGGAAGCCGGTTCAGCAACATCAATACCGGCCTCTATACCGACGAATTCCGCTTTCTCGCCGCTCCTCCGCGTCTCAGGAAGGCGCTCGAACAGGCGCGCGGCCAGTTCGCGCGCTACTTCGATCTCTTCCTGCTCGAAAACATGCCGCTCACCTGGCGGGGCGAGACGAATTCCTTCGCAGACCTTCCGGCGGTGCTGAACCAAAACGCTTCCTTCCAGCTCGCGCTCTTTCCGGAGTTCGAACGGACGCTGGCGCAGGTCAACGCCAAACGCCGCAGGAAGAAATTCCGCAGCACCGAACGGCGGCTGGAGCTCGTCGGCGGATACGAACACGTGATCGCTACCTCCGCCGCTGACGGCAAGGCGTTGCTCGATGTGTTTTTCCGCCAGAAAGCCGCGCGGTTCGAGGCGATGGGCCTGCCAAACGTCTTCCGCGATGCGGAGACGCAGGATTTCTTCCATCGGCTCACGTCAGTCGTCCCGAACGAGGAAAGCTATCCGCTTCAGCTTCATGCGGTGCGCCTGAAGGCGGAACATGAAGACAAGATCGTTGCAATCGCCGGTGTGTCGCGGAAGGGCGATCACGTCATCTGCCAGTTCGGCTCGATCGATGACACGCTCGTTCCAGACGCGAGCCCCGGCGAGTTTCTTTTCTACCTCATCATCCGCCAGCTCTGCAGCGAAGGCGTGCGCCTGTTCGATTTCGGCATCGGAGACCAGCCCTACAAGCGGTCCTGGTGCACGATCGAAACGGCGCAGCATGACCTGCTCTGGCCGACGACGGTCGCCGGCAGCACGATTGCGGCGATCCATCGGGCCAAGGCTGGCGCGAAGCGCACGATCAAGCAGAATCCGAGGCTCTACAGCCTCATGCAGCGCCTGCGGTCCGGCAAGACCGAGTTCGTGGAAGTCGGCTCGGACAACGATTGA
- a CDS encoding metallophosphoesterase family protein: MRIAVIADIHGNDLALEAVLADIAAQSVDDVVNLGDHLSGALNAARTADILMRHRFPSVRGNHDRWLVEKAPEKMGSWDSMAHQQLKPHHFDWLKSLPPTLVHRGEIFLCHATPVDDTTYWLDEATPDGTMRLSQLERIEKFAEGIDHPVLLCGHTHLPRIVRLRDGRIVLNPGSVGCPGYDDDEPVFHKVETGSPHARYAIIEKTGSTWNAEFRLVSYDHMAASRLAASRGQREWANVLARGWLG; this comes from the coding sequence TTGCGCATCGCCGTCATCGCAGACATTCACGGCAACGACCTGGCTCTGGAGGCTGTGCTGGCCGACATCGCCGCGCAGTCGGTCGACGACGTCGTCAACCTTGGCGACCACCTGAGCGGCGCGCTCAACGCCGCGCGCACGGCAGACATCCTGATGCGCCACCGTTTTCCCTCCGTTCGCGGCAATCACGATCGCTGGCTCGTGGAGAAGGCGCCGGAGAAGATGGGCAGTTGGGACAGCATGGCGCACCAGCAGCTTAAGCCGCATCACTTCGATTGGTTGAAAAGCTTGCCGCCAACGCTGGTCCACCGGGGCGAAATTTTCCTTTGCCACGCCACGCCCGTCGACGACACGACGTACTGGCTGGACGAGGCGACCCCGGATGGAACGATGCGGCTCTCGCAGCTCGAGCGCATCGAGAAGTTTGCCGAGGGGATCGACCATCCCGTCCTGCTTTGCGGCCACACCCATCTGCCGCGCATCGTCCGGCTCCGTGACGGCCGCATCGTCCTCAATCCGGGAAGCGTCGGCTGCCCGGGCTATGACGACGACGAGCCGGTGTTTCACAAGGTAGAGACCGGCTCGCCCCATGCCCGATACGCCATCATCGAGAAGACGGGCAGCACCTGGAACGCGGAGTTCAGGTTGGTCAGCTACGACCACATGGCCGCCTCACGCCTTGCGGCAAGCCGCGGCCAGCGGGAATGGGCGAACGTTCTGGCAAGAGGCTGGCTGGGCTGA
- a CDS encoding DUF2842 domain-containing protein: MPPRLRKLIGTILIIILVLLYALIATTVAAATLGSSPWWIHLAYFLFTGILWVLPAMLIIKWMEKPGKSGGK; this comes from the coding sequence ATGCCCCCTCGCCTGCGCAAGCTGATCGGGACCATCCTGATCATCATCCTCGTCCTCCTCTACGCGCTGATCGCGACGACCGTCGCGGCGGCTACCCTCGGGAGTTCACCCTGGTGGATCCACCTCGCCTACTTCCTGTTCACGGGCATTCTGTGGGTGCTTCCTGCAATGCTGATCATCAAGTGGATGGAAAAACCCGGCAAGTCTGGAGGCAAGTGA
- a CDS encoding COX15/CtaA family protein has protein sequence MTIIDSAIERRSLTDISRQERNRRQVRRWLGVVLFVLFALVLVGGATRLTESGLSITEWKPIHGVIPPLSAAEWDEEFALYQRIPQYSQINSGMTVEEFKTIFWWEWAHRLLARSIGFVFALPLLFFWLSGRIERQVRMPLLGLLALGGFQGFIGWWMVSSGLADRVSVSQYRLATHLVIACLIFSGTMWIMRGLSPHSNDSAPTEHSRLMAAIIACMALFQIYLGALVAGLDAGLSYNTWPLMDGALVPGNLFVQQPWWINLFENPKTVQFVHRCGAYVLLALALAHMIISLRAAPQTTHARRSVLLFCLICLQAAIGIATLIWQVPLSWALAHQGGALVVLGFAIAHWRGFIGEYPNQAQSEAAIWGEDPVGRH, from the coding sequence ATGACAATCATCGATAGCGCAATCGAGCGCCGCTCTCTCACCGACATCAGTCGGCAGGAGCGCAATCGCAGGCAGGTGCGCCGCTGGCTTGGGGTCGTTCTTTTCGTGCTGTTCGCGCTCGTGCTCGTCGGCGGTGCGACGCGGCTCACTGAATCGGGCCTGTCGATTACTGAATGGAAGCCGATCCATGGCGTGATCCCGCCGCTTTCGGCCGCCGAGTGGGACGAGGAATTCGCGCTCTACCAGCGCATTCCGCAGTACAGCCAGATCAACAGCGGCATGACGGTGGAGGAGTTCAAGACCATCTTCTGGTGGGAATGGGCCCACCGGCTGCTCGCCCGTTCGATCGGCTTCGTCTTTGCGCTGCCTCTTCTGTTCTTCTGGCTGTCCGGCCGGATCGAGCGCCAGGTGCGGATGCCGCTGCTGGGCCTTCTCGCGCTGGGTGGCTTCCAGGGGTTCATCGGCTGGTGGATGGTATCCTCGGGGCTCGCCGACCGGGTCTCGGTCAGCCAGTATCGTCTTGCGACCCACCTCGTGATCGCCTGTCTCATCTTTTCGGGCACGATGTGGATCATGCGCGGGCTCTCGCCCCACAGCAACGACTCCGCGCCGACCGAGCATTCGAGACTGATGGCGGCGATCATAGCGTGCATGGCGCTGTTCCAGATCTATCTGGGAGCCCTCGTTGCAGGGCTCGACGCCGGCCTCTCCTACAACACCTGGCCGCTGATGGACGGCGCCCTGGTGCCGGGCAATCTCTTCGTCCAGCAGCCCTGGTGGATCAATCTCTTCGAAAACCCGAAGACGGTGCAGTTCGTCCATCGCTGCGGAGCCTATGTGCTCCTCGCCCTGGCACTGGCGCACATGATCATTTCCTTGCGGGCAGCTCCGCAGACGACCCATGCGCGGCGCTCCGTCCTCCTGTTCTGCCTCATCTGTCTTCAGGCAGCGATCGGCATCGCGACGCTGATCTGGCAGGTTCCGCTTTCCTGGGCGCTCGCGCACCAGGGAGGCGCGCTTGTCGTCCTCGGATTTGCGATCGCACACTGGCGCGGCTTCATCGGAGAGTATCCGAACCAGGCACAGAGCGAGGCGGCAATATGGGGCGAGGATCCGGTCGGAAGGCACTAG
- the argC gene encoding N-acetyl-gamma-glutamyl-phosphate reductase — protein MKPKIFIDGEHGTTGLQIRTRMAGRSDVELLSIPEAERRNAALREDLLNGADIAILCLPDDAAKEAVAMVSGNNSVRIIDTSTAHRVNPDWAYGFAEMDQAQAGKISAARYVANPGCYPTGAIGLIRPLRASGILPEDYPITVNAVSGYTGGGKQMIAQMEDPSHPDAIDAPHFLYGLPLKHKHVPEMQIHGLLQRAPLFSPSVGKFPQGMIVQVPLYLADLNVGASLGSIHAALSDHYAGQDIVEVVDLKESAAIARVNAVELANTDRMKLFVFGTAGSAHVNLVALLDNLGKGASGAAVQNMDLMLRA, from the coding sequence ATGAAACCGAAAATCTTCATCGATGGCGAACACGGCACGACGGGGTTGCAGATCCGCACCCGCATGGCCGGACGCAGCGACGTGGAACTCCTGTCCATTCCGGAAGCGGAGCGGCGTAACGCGGCACTCCGCGAGGACCTCCTGAACGGCGCCGACATTGCGATCCTGTGCCTGCCCGACGATGCGGCAAAGGAAGCCGTTGCCATGGTTTCCGGCAACAACAGCGTCCGCATCATCGACACCTCGACCGCACACCGCGTCAATCCGGACTGGGCCTACGGTTTCGCCGAGATGGACCAGGCGCAGGCAGGGAAGATCTCGGCTGCCCGCTATGTCGCCAACCCGGGCTGCTATCCGACCGGCGCAATCGGCCTGATCCGTCCGCTGAGGGCTTCCGGCATCCTTCCGGAAGACTATCCGATCACCGTCAATGCCGTGTCCGGCTACACGGGCGGCGGCAAGCAGATGATCGCCCAGATGGAGGATCCGTCGCATCCGGACGCCATCGATGCTCCCCATTTCCTCTACGGTCTGCCGCTCAAGCACAAGCATGTGCCGGAAATGCAGATCCATGGCCTGCTTCAGCGCGCACCGCTGTTCTCACCCTCCGTAGGCAAGTTCCCGCAAGGCATGATCGTGCAGGTTCCCCTCTATCTCGCGGACCTGAACGTTGGCGCCTCTCTCGGCTCCATCCACGCCGCCCTCAGCGATCACTATGCGGGCCAGGATATCGTCGAGGTGGTCGATCTCAAGGAGAGCGCTGCGATCGCCCGCGTCAATGCGGTAGAGCTCGCCAATACCGACAGGATGAAGCTGTTCGTCTTCGGCACGGCCGGGTCAGCGCACGTCAACCTCGTCGCGCTTCTCGACAATCTCGGCAAGGGAGCGTCCGGAGCCGCCGTCCAGAACATGGACCTGATGCTGCGCGCCTGA
- the speB gene encoding agmatinase, producing the protein MANKTIDHSITAKSLKSAASDPTHAGVLSFMRRKYTKNLAGADAVVWGIPFDAATSNRPGARFGPQAIRRASAIMDNDPQYPFERDLFESMAVIDYGDCLLDYGNHQKTPATIEKEAAKILKSGAFLLTLGGDHFVTWPVLKAHAALHGPLALVQFDAHQDTWPDEKGRIDHGSFVARAARDGIIDTDRSIQVGIRTHAPEDCGIRIVYGYDVEELSAGEIADTIIRHVGDRPAYLTFDIDCLDPAYAPGTGTPVSGGPSSAKILSVLRKLGALHIKGADVVEVAPAYDHADITAIAGSTIAMYMLGLQAEWLAERRS; encoded by the coding sequence ATGGCCAACAAGACGATCGATCATTCAATCACTGCGAAGTCTCTGAAGAGTGCCGCGTCGGATCCGACGCACGCGGGTGTTCTTTCCTTCATGCGCCGCAAGTACACCAAGAACCTCGCCGGAGCCGATGCGGTCGTCTGGGGCATTCCCTTCGATGCGGCCACCTCCAATCGTCCCGGCGCCCGGTTCGGACCTCAGGCGATCCGCCGGGCGTCGGCGATCATGGACAACGATCCGCAGTACCCCTTCGAGCGCGATCTCTTCGAGAGCATGGCTGTGATCGATTATGGCGATTGCCTGCTCGACTACGGCAATCACCAGAAGACCCCTGCCACGATCGAGAAGGAGGCCGCGAAGATCCTCAAGTCGGGCGCCTTCCTGCTGACCCTCGGCGGCGACCACTTCGTCACCTGGCCGGTCCTGAAGGCCCATGCCGCCCTCCACGGGCCGCTTGCCCTCGTCCAGTTCGATGCCCATCAGGACACCTGGCCCGACGAGAAGGGACGCATCGACCACGGCTCGTTCGTCGCACGGGCAGCGCGCGACGGGATCATCGATACCGACCGGTCGATCCAGGTCGGCATCCGGACCCACGCGCCGGAGGACTGCGGGATTCGCATCGTCTACGGCTATGACGTGGAGGAATTGAGCGCCGGCGAGATCGCTGACACGATCATCCGCCACGTCGGAGATCGCCCGGCCTATCTCACCTTCGATATCGACTGCCTCGATCCGGCCTATGCCCCCGGCACGGGAACACCGGTCTCCGGCGGCCCTTCCAGCGCCAAGATCCTTTCCGTTCTGCGCAAGCTCGGCGCGCTCCACATCAAGGGCGCGGACGTCGTTGAAGTTGCACCCGCCTACGACCACGCCGACATTACGGCGATCGCCGGCTCGACGATCGCGATGTACATGCTCGGCCTCCAGGCGGAATGGCTGGCGGAGAGGCGGAGCTGA
- a CDS encoding acyltransferase family protein, whose protein sequence is MQYRNEIDGLRAVAVVSVVFFHAGFSFWGGGFAGVDVFFVISGYLITSLILRDLDSGTFSLVSFYERRARRILPALVLVMLCCMPFAWRWMLPAAFIDYSKSLITAALSVSNFYFWHKSDYFAPDSHEVPLLHTWSLGVEEQFYVLLPLLLMGLWKTRRSWVTWTILAIAAASLGLSQWGAQNAPDANFYLLPARAWELLAGSLVALMQFRREGVAPHRAAGQFALLGLALVLFSIFFFDETVPFPSVYALVPVVGTALILQFAVKGTWAATLLSAAPLVVIGQLSYSAYLWHQPLFAFARLSSLSVPSTAFMLALCGLTFVLAYLSWRFVERPFRKGSVPIFANTRQVFTTSAVSLFALISFGLVGVYTDGMRSRLPEPVKNFLADTSWSRKCLFQRGDARSNSAVRDCVFNAEQAKHYAIWGDSVSASIAPELARRLKEDGIALHQLTHGYCAPILDVTARDVAGARDCPDFNREAYNLIIRSGISTVILFASWEEFFDRGTYLVEGVATDEKPAGMKRLKDELRETVDGLERAGVKVVLVYPHPTLRVRAADTAAKLMLKGDAKPEVGQSYQEFLGEAAKSYAVLDSADIDGPTRIYPERLFCNRFEAGQCVMVNEGMPYLVDSVHFAAEGAKVVADAIMKMLEAPSQQDKESKGLGFAS, encoded by the coding sequence ATGCAGTATCGAAATGAAATCGACGGCCTGAGGGCCGTCGCCGTCGTCTCAGTCGTTTTCTTTCATGCGGGTTTCTCGTTCTGGGGCGGCGGTTTTGCCGGCGTCGACGTATTCTTCGTGATCAGCGGTTACCTCATCACGTCGCTGATCCTGCGCGACCTCGATTCGGGGACCTTCTCGCTGGTGTCCTTCTACGAGCGCAGGGCGCGACGCATTCTCCCGGCCCTGGTGCTGGTGATGCTGTGCTGCATGCCGTTCGCCTGGCGGTGGATGCTGCCGGCGGCCTTCATCGACTATTCGAAGAGCCTGATCACCGCCGCCTTGTCAGTCTCGAACTTCTATTTCTGGCACAAGAGCGACTATTTCGCCCCGGATTCCCATGAAGTGCCGCTCCTGCATACCTGGAGCCTTGGCGTCGAGGAGCAGTTCTACGTGCTCCTTCCCTTGCTTCTCATGGGGCTCTGGAAGACCCGGCGAAGCTGGGTGACGTGGACGATCCTCGCAATCGCCGCGGCAAGCCTCGGCCTGTCGCAATGGGGCGCGCAGAACGCCCCGGACGCGAACTTCTACCTCTTGCCCGCCCGCGCCTGGGAATTGCTCGCCGGCTCGCTCGTCGCGCTGATGCAGTTCCGCCGCGAAGGCGTCGCCCCCCATCGCGCCGCCGGCCAGTTTGCGCTGCTCGGGCTGGCGCTCGTTCTCTTCTCGATCTTCTTCTTCGATGAAACGGTGCCGTTCCCCTCGGTCTACGCGCTCGTGCCGGTCGTCGGGACCGCGCTGATCCTGCAGTTCGCGGTCAAGGGCACCTGGGCAGCGACGCTGCTGTCTGCCGCACCGCTCGTCGTGATCGGCCAGCTCAGCTATAGCGCCTACCTGTGGCATCAGCCGCTCTTTGCCTTTGCGCGTCTGTCCAGCCTTTCGGTTCCGTCCACTGCGTTCATGCTCGCGCTGTGTGGACTGACCTTTGTCCTCGCCTACCTGTCGTGGCGGTTCGTCGAACGGCCATTCCGGAAGGGGAGTGTGCCTATCTTCGCGAACACCCGGCAGGTCTTTACCACCTCGGCCGTGTCGCTCTTCGCCTTGATCTCATTCGGTCTCGTCGGAGTCTATACGGACGGGATGCGTTCGAGGCTTCCGGAGCCGGTCAAGAATTTCCTTGCCGATACGTCGTGGAGCAGGAAGTGCCTCTTCCAGCGTGGCGATGCGCGAAGCAATTCGGCTGTCCGCGATTGCGTCTTCAACGCGGAACAGGCGAAACACTATGCGATCTGGGGCGATTCCGTCTCAGCCTCGATTGCGCCCGAACTTGCGCGCCGCCTGAAGGAAGATGGAATCGCACTGCATCAGCTTACCCACGGATACTGCGCCCCGATCCTCGACGTCACGGCGCGGGACGTGGCGGGCGCGCGCGATTGCCCTGACTTCAACAGGGAGGCTTACAACCTCATTATCAGGAGCGGGATCAGCACCGTCATTCTCTTTGCCTCATGGGAGGAGTTCTTCGACAGGGGAACCTACCTCGTGGAGGGCGTCGCCACCGACGAAAAGCCCGCCGGGATGAAGCGACTGAAGGACGAGCTCAGGGAAACGGTTGACGGCCTCGAGCGGGCCGGGGTGAAGGTCGTCCTGGTCTATCCGCATCCCACACTTCGCGTACGGGCGGCTGACACGGCTGCAAAACTCATGCTGAAGGGCGATGCCAAGCCGGAGGTCGGGCAGAGCTATCAGGAGTTCCTCGGCGAGGCGGCGAAGTCCTATGCGGTGCTGGACAGCGCCGATATCGACGGTCCGACCCGGATCTATCCCGAGAGGTTGTTCTGCAACCGGTTCGAGGCAGGCCAGTGCGTCATGGTCAACGAGGGTATGCCGTACCTTGTCGACTCCGTTCACTTTGCCGCCGAGGGCGCGAAGGTCGTCGCGGACGCGATCATGAAGATGCTCGAAGCCCCGTCGCAGCAGGACAAGGAATCAAAGGGCCTCGGCTTCGCAAGCTGA
- the rpsI gene encoding 30S ribosomal protein S9, with product MADLSSLKDLGTSAAAPASAPVHVKKVDAQGRAYATGKRKDAVARVWVKPGSGKITVNGKAFSAYFARPVLQMILQQPIIAAARDGQFDIDATVAGGGLSGQAGAVRHGISKALTYYEPALRAVLKKGGFLTRDSRTVERKKYGRAKARRSFQFSKR from the coding sequence ATGGCTGACCTCTCTTCCCTGAAGGATCTCGGCACCTCTGCCGCCGCTCCGGCATCCGCTCCGGTTCACGTCAAGAAAGTTGACGCCCAGGGCCGCGCCTACGCGACCGGCAAGCGCAAGGACGCCGTCGCCCGCGTATGGGTCAAGCCGGGCTCCGGCAAGATCACCGTCAACGGCAAGGCTTTCTCGGCCTACTTCGCCCGTCCGGTTCTGCAGATGATCCTGCAGCAGCCGATCATCGCGGCAGCACGCGACGGTCAGTTCGACATCGACGCCACGGTTGCTGGCGGCGGTCTGTCCGGCCAGGCCGGTGCCGTTCGTCACGGCATCTCCAAGGCGCTGACCTACTACGAGCCGGCGCTCCGCGCTGTTCTCAAGAAGGGCGGCTTCCTTACCCGCGACAGCCGTACCGTCGAGCGTAAGAAGTACGGCCGTGCAAAGGCACGTCGTTCGTTCCAGTTCTCGAAGCGTTGA
- the rplM gene encoding 50S ribosomal protein L13 gives MATFVQKPAEVEKKWILIDAEGLVVGRLATIIANHLRGKHKATYTPHVDDGDNVIVINAEKVALTGKKYSDKKYYWHTGYPGGIKERTARQIIEGRFPERVIEKAVERMVPRGPLGRRQMKNLRVYAGSNHPHEAQQPAVLDVAKLNSKNVRSA, from the coding sequence ATGGCAACCTTCGTACAGAAGCCCGCCGAGGTGGAAAAGAAGTGGATCCTCATCGATGCCGAAGGCCTCGTTGTCGGTCGTCTCGCCACCATCATCGCAAACCATCTGCGCGGCAAGCATAAGGCTACCTACACCCCCCACGTCGACGACGGCGACAATGTCATCGTCATCAACGCGGAAAAGGTCGCTCTGACCGGCAAGAAGTACTCCGACAAGAAGTACTACTGGCACACCGGTTACCCCGGCGGCATCAAGGAGCGTACGGCTCGCCAGATCATCGAAGGCCGCTTCCCGGAGCGCGTCATCGAGAAGGCTGTTGAGCGCATGGTTCCGCGCGGTCCGCTCGGCCGTCGCCAGATGAAGAACCTGCGCGTCTATGCTGGTTCCAACCACCCGCACGAAGCACAGCAGCCGGCCGTCCTCGACGTCGCCAAGCTGAACAGCAAGAACGTAAGGAGCGCCTGA